A genome region from Maylandia zebra isolate NMK-2024a linkage group LG6, Mzebra_GT3a, whole genome shotgun sequence includes the following:
- the stx10 gene encoding syntaxin-10, which produces MSIEDPFFVVKGEVQKALSRARGLFDRWEELLQEGTQVSRDELDWSANELRNCLRAIDWDLEDLSETISIVESNPGKFRLGDNELQERKDFVERTRKSVQDMKDQLSSPSAVAQAEKKNRQALLTSSGQDRSTGLEAHLVSANSRYIQEQQEQQQLIMQEQDEQLELVSGSIRVLKDMSGRIGDELDEQAVMLGDFGDEMDQTSSRMDSVLKKLEKVSHMTSSRRQWCAIGVLVAILIVVLILFFAL; this is translated from the exons ATGTCGATAGAAGACCCATTTTTCGTTGTGAAGGG gGAGGTGCAGAAGGCCCTGTCTCGAGCTCGGGGCCTGTTTGATAGATGGGAGGAGCTGTTGCAGGAGGGGACACAG gtgagtcGAGATGAACTAGACTGGAGCGCCAACGAACTGAGAAACTGTCTGAGGGCCATAGACTGGGACCTAGAGGACCTCAGTGAAACCATCA GCATCGTGGAGTCAAATCCAGGGAAGTTCAGACTGGGTGATAATGAACTTCAGGAGAGGAAAGATTTTGTGGAGCGAACCAGGAAGTCTGTCCAG gACATGAAGGATCAGTTGTCCAGCCCTTCTGCTGTGGCTCAGGCAGAGAAGAAGAACAGACAG GCTCTGCTGACTTCATCGGGCCAGGACAGGTCAACAGGATTGGAGGCTCATCTGGTGTCTGCAAACTCCAGATACATCCAGGAGCAGCAGGAGCAACAGCAG ttgatCATGCAGGAGCAGGATGAGCAGCTGGAGTTGGTGTCGGGCAGTATCAGAGTCCTCAAAGACATGTCTGGACGGATCGGAGACGAGCTCGATGAGCAGGCCGT GATGTTGGGGGATTTTGGAGATGAGATGGACCAGACATCGTCCCGCATGGACTCTGTGCTGAAGAAGCTGGAGAAAGTGTCTCACATGACCAGCA GTCGGAGACAGTGGTGTGCCATCGGTGTCCTGGTCGCCATCCTAATCGTGgtcctcatcctcttctttgCACTCTGA